A stretch of the Vicia villosa cultivar HV-30 ecotype Madison, WI unplaced genomic scaffold, Vvil1.0 ctg.001700F_1_1, whole genome shotgun sequence genome encodes the following:
- the LOC131636354 gene encoding B3 domain-containing transcription repressor VAL1-like — translation MGSDIGIVNGSCVHEWKKGWPLRSGGFTQLCIKCGFVEEWKCDIIESLSAYENSVFCNKFHRNQTGWRECNFCKKPIHCGCIVSRSLFEYLDFGGIGCVSCVNTSQLNMMRNTENPNWPVSTAQNNARDMHSAHFDGRMLMSNVDEGKLMQLCRVVEASESVHINHAPRDGAITCNGKNNQEVKPSFKEGDTGFSNMIKPSAQSLTFATFESNRPTWEIKNMHESNVKPSLNMCLGNPSGSNSFPPSVGENIEGRLEGKVSPPFHQGPRTRPILPKLLKTGLTMKVETEKGMINQPRIARPPADGRGKNQLLPRYWPRITDQELERLSGDLKSTVVPLFEKVLSASDAGRIGRLVLPKACAEAYFPHISHSEGLPLRVQDVKGNEWTFQFRFWPNNNSRMYVLEGVTPCIQAMELRAGDTVTFSRIDPGGKLVMGFRKSSNSLDTPDVPNGILAKGATFSGGTENLPLGSNCADLLHSTKGNGEPHLNGHPRPPHLSPGAAGLLKTENGEMTNNNSLDQKISSLEKKRTRNIGLKSKRLLIGNEDAMELRLTWEEAQDLLRPPPRVKPSIVTIEDQVFEEYDEPPVFGKRTIFSASLSGAKEQWAQCDDCSKWRKLPVDALLPPKWTCSENVWDTTRSSCSAQEELSARELENLLKSSKDFKKRRIIENSKLIQEHEPSGLDALASLAVLGENFIDPTDSSAGATTKHPRHRPGCSCIVCIQPPSGKGRHKPTCTCNVCMTVKRRFKTLMLRKKKRQSDREADADAKKDHTRKPDTDGASRASRDNANPLEKEEGINRGQTEVGDSSAGQIDLNCDPNRDDSQVDNNNIAKLSRRLWEDMNMNMNQNGGVKTINTEVQEDQHSSLVTKSNGEDKRYLPDEIASIVRNKEKRDEVHSNESQNNLS, via the exons ATGGGTTCTGACATTGGTATCGTCAATGGTTCGTGTGTTCATGAATGGAAGAAAGGGTGGCCTTTACGATCTGGTGGATTTACTCAACTTTGCATTAAGTGCGG ATTTGTGGAGGAATGGAAGTGTGACATCATTGAATCATT ATCTGCCTATGAGAATTCAGTTTTCTGTAATAAATTCCACCGGAATCAAACGGGTTGGCGAGAGTGTAACTTTTGCAAAAAG CCTATCCACTGCGGATGCATAGTATCTAGATCTTTGTTCGAGTATCTTGATTTCGGTGGTATAGGTTGTGTTAGCTGCGTAAATACTTCCCAACTTAATATG ATGAGGAATACTGAAAATCCTAACTGGCCCGTTTCTACGGCCCAAAATAACGCAAGGGATATGCATTCTGCTCATTTTGATGGCAGAATGTTAATGAGCAATGTCGATGAAGGTAAACTCATGCAATTATGCAGAGTTGTTGAAGCTAGCGAATCCGTCCATATTAACCATGCTCCGAGAGACGGCGCGATTACCTGTAACGGAAAAAACAATCAAGAAGTTAAGCCTTCATTCAAGGAAGGGGATACTGGATTTTCTAATATGATTAAACCGTCTGCTCAGTCATTAACTTTTGCTACATTTGAAAGTAATAGACCAACATGGGAGATTAAAAACATGCATGAATCGAATGTGAAGCCGTCTTTGAATATGTGTTTGGGGAATCCTTCAGGGAGCAACTCTTTTCCACCTTCGGTAGGAGAGAATATAGAAGGAAGACTCGAGGGGAAAGTATCTCCTCCCTTTCATCAAGGGCCGAGAACTCGACCTATATTGCCCAAACTATTGAAGACTGGCCTTACCATGAAAGTAGAAACTGAAAAAGGGATGATTAATCAACCACGCATTGCCCGGCCTCCTGCTGATGGGAGGGGCAAGAATCAGTTACTTCCTAGATATTGGCCAAGGATTACAGATCAGGAGCTGGAGCGTTTGTCTGGAGA TTTGAAATCCACTGTAGTGCCTCTGTTTGAGAAGGTGTTGAGTGCCAGTGATGCAGGTCGAATTGGTCGTCTTGTTCTCCCAAAAGCCTGTGCCGag GCTTATTTTCCTCATATTTCACATTCTGAAGGCCTTCCTTTGCGGGTCCAAGATGTGAAGGGGAATGAATGGACTTTTCAGTTCAGATTTTGGCCTAATAACAACAGCAGGATGTACGTATTGGAGGGTGTGACACCTTGCATACAGGCCATGGAGTTACGTGCTGGTGATACCG TTACATTTAGTCGGATAGATCCTGGGGGCAAACTTGTTATGGGTTTCAGAAAGTCATCAAATTCCCTAGATACACCG GACGTTCCTAATGGTATTTTGGCAAAGGGAGCCACCTTTTCTGGTGGAACCGAGAATCTTCCATTGGGAAGTAATTGTGCCGATCTTCTCCATTCAACGAAAGGGAATGGGGAGCCTCACTTAAATGGACATCCAAGACCTCCTCATTTGAGTCCCGGAGCTGCTGGTTTGCTTAAAACTGAAAACGGCGAGATGACAAACAATAATTCACTAGACCAAAAAATTTCATCTTTAGAAAAGAAGAGGACTCGAAATATTGGTCTTAAAAGTAAAAGATTGCTCATTGGTAATGAAGACGCTATGGAGTTGAGACTTACATGGGAAGAAGCACAAGACTTGCTTCGTCCGCCGCCTCGTGTCAAGCCAAGCATTGTCACAATTGAGGACCAAGTATTTGAAGAATATGAT GAACCCCCGGTTTTCGGAAAGAGAACAATATTCAGCGCCTCTTTATCTGG GGCGAAGGAACAATGGGCTCAATGTGATGATTGCTCGAAATGGAGAAAGTTACCGGTCGATGCTCTTCTTCCTCCCAAGTGGACATGTTCTGAAAATGTTTGGGATACAACCAG ATCTTCATGTTCTGCGCAAGAAGAGCTGAGTGCAAGAGAATTAGAAAATCTTTTGAAATCCAGCAAAG ATTTTAAGAAGCGGCGGATCATAGAAAACAGCAAGTTGATCCAAGAACACGAGCCTTCTGGCTTAGATGCGCTCGCAAGTTTAGCAGTTTTAGGAGAAAATTTCATCGACCCTACTGATTCCTCAGCTGGAGCCACTACTAAACATCCTAGACACCGACCCGGCTGCTCTTGTATTGTGTGCATTCAGCCTCCAAGTGGGAAAGGGAGACACAAGCCAACATGTacttgtaatgtatgcatgaccGTGAAGCGTCGGTTCAAAACCCTAATGCTACGCAAGAAGAAACGCCAATCGGATCGCGAAGCAGATGCGGATGCCAAGAAAGACCATACTCGCAAGCCTGATACCGATGGAGCATCTAGAGCATCAAGAGATAACGCAAATCCTTTGGAAAAAGAGGAAGGAATAAATAGAGGTCAAACCGAAGTCGGCGATTCCAGTGCTGGACAGATAGATCTAAACTGTGATCCCAATCGCGACGACTCACAAGTGGATAATAATAATATCGCAAAACTTAGTCGGCGACTATGGGAAGATATGAACATGAATATGAACCAGAATGGTGGTGTAAAAACCATCAATACTGAAGTGCAGGAAGATCAGCATTCTTCTTTGGTCACTAAATCAAATGGTGAAGATAAGAGATACTTGCCTGATGAAATTGCATCCATTGTTAGGAACAAAGAAAAAAGAGATGAGGTACATTCAAATGAAAGTCAAAACAATCTGTCGtaa